In Parafrankia irregularis, the genomic window CTCGGTGAAATCCACCGCCGCCGGGTCGCGGAACGAACCGAACCCGGCGATCTCCAGCAGCACGGGACGCATCAGCCCTGCCCTCCGACGATCTCGTCGTGCAGGGCGGCGAACAGCGCCTCGACCCGCTCGTCCGCGACACCCTGGGTGCTGAGGTACTCACCGAACAGCTCGGCCGGCCCGCGCTGCCCGCCGTTGGACGGGCGGCTGGGCCGGTCCCCGTCCACCGGCCGCGCGAACTCCGGGTCGATGCGGACCTCGAGCGCGTTCGGCAGCAGCTCCTGCACCTGGTCACGCAGCCCGGCCCGGGCCGGCTCGCGCACCAGCACCCGCAGCAGCGCGTCGCCGTACTCGGCGGCCTGGTCGCCGAGCTCCGCGACCGTGCCGCGCACCGTTCGCAGCCGGCGCCCGGCCGCGATCGGGACGTCGATCCCGCGGGCGGGGATCCCCGGTGCCGCCTCGACGACCCGCACCACGGGGGTGTTCTCCTCCTCGCCGAAGTCGAGGGCGAGCGGTGACCCGCAGTACTCGACGGGGCAGGGCGCCGGCAGCGTCTGCCGGCGGTGCAGGTGCCCGAGGGCCACATAGTGCGCGTCGGCGGGGAACGCGGTCGCCGGCACGAAGTAGTCGAAGATCGACTGCGCGAGCCGTTCGCCGCCACCGAACCTCCCGCCGACCACGGTCAGGTGCGCGAGCACCACGTTGACGGCGTCGTCGGCGAAGCCCGCGGCGAGGCTGGCCAGCAGGTCCCGCACCGCCTGGTCGTAGCGGCCCGTCTGCTCGGCCGGGGTCTGCGTCACCAGCTCGACGGCCCGGACGGCGTATCGCTGGGACAGGAACGGCAGCACGGCCACCCGCACCGGCTCGCCGCTGCCGCGGGCCACAAAGGAGATCACCCCGCCCTTGTCCGCCCGGCGCGGGGTGCCGACGAAGGTGATCCCCGCCGCCGCCATCAGTGGGCGGTACGCCTCGAAGGACCCGGCATGGTCGTGGTTACCCGCGATGACGATCACCTCGGCGCCGGTGCCACGCAGCCCGAGCAGCGCCTGGATCGCGAGTTTCTGTGCCTCGGCCGACGGCGCGGCCGACTCGTAGACGTCACCGGCGACCAGCACGGCGTCGACCTCGTGGGCGCGGGCGATCCCGACGATCTCGCGCAGGACCGCCTCATGGTCGTCGAGCCGGCTGCGGCCCTTGAGCGACTTCCCGATATGCCAGTCGGATGTGTGCAGGAACCTCATGGCGGCGGTCCTTCTCGGCGGGCGTGACCGGACGGGTCAGAACGGCAGGGGGTCGTCGGGGTCGGGCAGCAGGTTCCACGGGTCCGGACGGGCCGGCGTGCCCGGCCCCGCGGAGCCGCCCGGTTCCGCGGAACCATTCGCACCCGCGGCGCCGTGCGTCCCTCCTGGGCCGCTCGTTGTGGCTGGCGCTGCCGGCCCGGTGCCGTCGGTCTCCGACGGCCGGGTCGCCCAGGCGGGGAACGGGAACGAGACCGCGAGCGGGACGGGGATCTCGGGCTGCGAGACGAACATCGTGCCCGGCTTGGCCAGGGTGGCCCGGGAACGCTGCGCCGGCGGCAGGAAACCGTACTCGGGCCGGCCGGCCTCGGCCGTGTCCAGCCGGCCGACGATCTTGATGGAGCTGTTGGCGATGATGCGCCGCTCCACCTCGCTCGCGGTCTGCTGCGCGCCGATCAGGATGATGCCCAGCGACCGGCCGCGCTCGGCGATGTCGAGCAGGACGTCCTTGATCGGGCTGGCGCCCTCGCGTGGGGCGTACTTGTTCAGCTCGTCGAGCATGGTGAACAGCAGCCCGCCCGGGCCGGCCTCCTCCTTGCGCCGGGTCTCGTCGGCGAGAACCACTCCGACCACGAACCGTTGCGCCCTCTCCGGCAGGTTGTGCAGGTCCACGACCGTGACCTGCTGGCCGGTGGTGCTCACCCGGCGGCCTGGGCTGTCGGGCAGATCGGCCCTGATCAGCCCGCGCAGCGCCCGCAGCGACGAGCGCAGCCGGCGCACGAACGCGTTGACCGTGCCGGTGCCCGTCGCCGGCCCCGCCCACACCGCCCGGGTGGCGTCGTCGTTGACCCGGTCGATGACGAAGTCGACGAGGTCGTCGTACGTCCGCAGGGTCCGGCCCTCGACCGTGATCGCACCGTCCGCGCCGAAGGGCCGCGCGTCGAGCCGCAGCCGGTTCGTCACCTGGTGCACGACGATCGTGTACTGGTTGCGGTCGTCCTCCGCGTCGGCGAACACGTACGGCAGCAGCTCGTCGGCGCAGAACTCGCGCAGCGTCCACCAGAACGCCTGCACACCGGACGTCCGGGCGGTGACATGCGGCCGGCCACCGGTGTCACCGGGCAGCGGTGGGGCGAAGAAACCGGCGGACGCGAACGGCTCGGCCGGCAGCCCCAGCTGTGCGTAGACGGCACGGACGTTCTCGTCGATGCGGCTGTTGGGGTGGTCCAGGAACAGCAGGTCCTCGCCCTTCACCGAGAAGATCAGCGCCTTGGCGTTCACCGCCTCCCGGCCGAGCACGCCGCTGCGGAACACGGAGTAGAGCAGGAACAGCGCGAAGCTGGTCTTCGTCGCGACCCCGGAAATGCCGCTGATCGACACGTGCGCGCCGCGGGTGCCGTTGAGGAACTCCAGGTTGACGTAGATCGGGGTGCCGTCCCGGCCGAGCCCGACCGGGATCCTGCGGTCCATCTGGTCGAAGTACAGCGCCGTCGCCCGCTCGTCACCGGTCGCCCGCCGGACCAGCTCACCGGGCCGCGGCGGCACGAAGATCTCCGGCTCGACCCGGGTGGTGGTGACCTCGGCGATCTCCTGCACCTGCGCGGGCAGCACCCCGTCGGCGATGAGGAAGACGTCCGAGTCGAACGACGCGCCCTCGTGTCGCGCCTCCACCTGGGTGACCACCCCGGCCGTCATCACCGGCCCGACGCCCGGCACCTGGCGCACCGTGACGACCACATCGTCGAGCTGCAGGTAGTTCCCCTCGGCCAGCGCGACGTGGAACAGCAGCGGTGTGGCCTGCTCGGTTCCCATCACCCGCCCGACAACCCCGCTGACCTGCTGCCCGGGGCCGGAGACCGCCCCGTTCGGAACGCCGGGTGTGTCCGGTACGGCCCCGCCCGGCCAGGCGCCGTTCGGTGCCGCGCCGCCAGGCCCACCGGCCTCCGTCACCGTCACCGAAACGCCACCTCCCCGCACCTACGATCACCGTGGGCTGCCGGCAGCCGCCCCACCGGACCGATGGTGCTGCTGGCGGCGCACAGCGCCTACATTCGGTGGATCGTATGCCGCACCCGGCGAACCAGCCGGACCGCGGCGCCCGCGCCTCTCGGATCTTGCCGCTGCTACCGAGCAGGACCTGAGGATGTTGGTTGTTCCGGCGACCGCAAGCCTCAGATCTTGTCCGGCGGCAGCGGCGGCAACAGTGGTAGATCGATGCGGCAGGTCGAGGAACGAAGGATTCTGGTCGTCCGGACGACCGCGATCCTCCGCTCCTGCCTGCGGGCAATGCCAGTCGCGGCGGCGCCCGGCCGGAGCCGCGACTCGAGGAGTCGTCGCCGCGCGGCCACCGTGGCCCTCGCCAACGCCGGCGTTACTAACATCGGTGTCGGTAACATCAGTGTCGGTAACATCGATGTTAGTCTCGTCGTGTGCGCGAGGACTTCGTGGGGCGTGGCGAGGAGCTGGCGCGGCTGGGTGCCCACCTCGAGGCGGTGCGCGGTGGCCGCGGCCGGCTGGTCAGCGTGCGAGGGCGCCGGCAGGCCGGCAAGTCCAGGCTGATCGGTGAGTTCGTCCGCCGGTCCGGTCTTCCGCAGCTGTTCGCGACCGGTTCGCGTCAGGCCACCCTCCAGCGCGATCTCGACGGGTTCGTCGAGGACGCACGTCTGGACTGCACGCTGCCCGGTGCCGACGGGCTGACGGCGGGCGGGTTCACCAGCTGGGAGCAGGCGCTGCGCGCCGTTCACGCGGCCCTCCCCGCGGACGGGCCGTCCATCGTCGTGGTCGACGAGTTTCCATGGCTGCTGGAACGTGACCCGGGAATCGACGGCACACTGCAGAAGCTGTGGGACAGGCTTTTCGAGGCCCGCCCCGTCCTGTTCGTCGTCATCGGCAGCGACCTGGCCGTGATGGAGATGCTCACCGGCCACGACCGGCCGCTGTTCGGGCGGGCGCGGGAAATGGTCGTGGAACCGTTCTCCGTCGGCGACACCGCCCGGATGCTCGAGCTCGACGGCGACCGCACCCGCGCCGCGGAGGCGTTCGACGCTCAGCTCATCACCGGCGGCTATCCCCGGCTGCTGCTGGAATGGCGACGACTCGGTGACCTCTCCGCCTTTCTCACCGAACAGCTTTCGGATGACAACTCCGAGCTCCTCGTCACCGGGCAGCGGATCCTCGACGCGGAGTTCCCCCGTGATCTGCAGGCGAGTGGCGTGCTGCGGGCCATCGGTGCCGGGGAGCGTGCCTTCTCCGCGATCGCGTCCCGGGCCGGCGTGGCGTCGACACCACTCACCCGCTCGCTGGACCTGTTGGCCGGCAAGAAGGTGATCGCGGTCGACCGCCCGTTGGCGGCTCGGGCCGGGACGGCATCCCGCTACCGCGTTGCCGATCCCTACCTCCGGTTCTGGCTGCGTTTCCTGGAAAGCGCGGTGGTCGACATCCAGCGCGGCCGGCCGGACCTGGCGCAGGCCAGGGTGGCCGGCGGCTGGGCGGCCTACCGCGGCCGGGCCGTCGAGCCGCTGGTCCGCCAGGCACTCACCCGACTCGCCATCGATGATCCTGTGCTTGGCGCCGCCGACTCCGTGGGCGGCTGGTGGCCGCGCAGCCAGACTCCCGAGGTGGATCTGGTCGGTGTGCGGCCGCACGGAGCGGCGAACGAGGTGACCTTCGTCGGCTCGATCAAGTGGCGGGACAGCGAGCCGTTCGGCCAGGCCGACCTCGACCACCTGTTGCGGGACCGGGTCGGCGTTCCCGGTGGCGACACCGCGCCCCCGATCGCCGTCACCCGGACGACCAGCCAGGTACCGGGCCTGCCGAGCTATGACCCGGCCCGCCTCCTGCGGGCCTGGTAGGCCCGGCGTCCCGCGGGTGCCCGGGACAGCACCCAGTCGCCCATCGCGCCGACCATCTGACCTGCGCTCGGGTCGGCGAGGTCGGGACGTCCGTAGAGGAAGTTCTCCGACCTGGCGGTGAGCACGAAGTCAAACGGCAGCGCGCGTGCGGCCTCGGCCGCGGCGGCTACCCGGTCGACAGCCTCGGCGAGGTCCAGAACCGGCGCGTCGGCCACCCCGGTGGCGTCCTCGATGGAACAGCCGGCGAGCCCGCCGGGCCGAGCCCGGATCCGAGGCGTTGGCCACGACGAAGACACCGGTGTCGTGCAGCCGGGCGAACACCGCCGCTCGGCTCGCCTGCGCGGTCATGTGGCCTCGCCTCGACGGTTCAGTTGACACACTCCGGAGAGACTCTTTTCGGCTGTCAGCGGCGCGCTGTCCTGGCCAGGGCCAGGACAGCCACGAAGCCCAGGGTCATCAGGCCCGTCACAAAGGCCGTGCCGTAGATGTCGCCGACTACGAAGGTCCGGTCGCCCACGGTGACCTCGCCCGGCGGCGGTGAGAGGTAGAACCCGAGCAGCGGCAGGACGGGCAGTGCCCACACCACGCTCGGGAGGATTCGGGCTGCCTGGGTGCTCGCCGGCCGGTCGCGGGAAACTCTGGATTCGACGAGGGCGAAGAGCTGGAAGATGATCCAGCCGGTGAGAAGCCAACCGAGGAAGTTCGAGATCGGCACCCCGTAGAACCCACCGGGATGGCGGTAGTCGTACTGGGAGTTGACCGTGGCGAACACCGCGTCGAAGGTGAAGTCCCAGCCGGTGAGCACCACGGCCGCGACGAGCGGCGTTGTGAAACGTTCGGCACCGGTCGGCCGGGTCGGTGTGGCACGGACTATTCCGGCGGCCAGCACCCAGGCGATCCAGCCGTAGCCGAAATAGGCGAGCGGGACGACCAGCGGAATGTCCAGCAGGCGCGGCCCGCCGGTGTTGTGCTCGTAGAAGCCGAACGGGAACCCGCTGGCCACGCTGCTCGCTTCCAGCGCGAACGCGACGACGTAGCTGATCCCGAAGAAGGCGCCGATGCCCCGCCAACCGGCCGAACACGAACCGTGCGCCAGGCTGAACAACAGCGCCACGCCGGGCAGCAGGTCCATGGCGGTGTCGCCGAGTGACTCACCGGCCCCAACGGCTCCCGCGATCGCGGCCAGCGAGGCGATCGACGTCAGGATCCAGAGGAGCATGCCGTGGACCCGTCCCGTGGGTCGGCCGCCGGCCCGGTCACGGGCCCGGTCATCGGCCGGGCCCGAGCCCACGCCGGACCCGTCGCCGCCACTGGTCCCGCCGGTTTCACCCGGACCGGTACCCGTGGTTGTTGGCCCTGGTAGAGCCGCGCTAGCCATCCGACGCCCGCCCATCCACACCCGTGACCTATAGGTATAGAGATTTTAGGTGGATGTTGCTCCAGGTGCAGCGGTCCGCGGCGGCGCCGCCTGCGTGCGCCGCAGCCCCGGAGACGATCGAACCCGGCGGCGGGCAGGAGATGACTTCCGCGGTGCGCCAGGCCCAGCGAGTGGGCTTGCACGAGGGCCTCGTCCTGAGAACGGTGAAGACATGAACGCCAGGCCACCGCTGAAACCCAGCCCGCCGCCGAACGCCAGGCCCCTGCTGAACCGCCGGCTGGACGGACTCGGGACGACGATCTTCGCGGAGATGTCGGCACTGGCGACGGCGACCGGCGCGATCAACCTGGGCCAGGGCTTCCCCGACACCGACGGGCCCGAGGAGATCCGCGAGGCCGCCGTCCGCGCGCTGCGAGAGGGGAAGGGCAACCAGTACCCGCCGGGCCCGGGCATCCCGGAGCTGCGCGCCGCGATCTCCGATCACCAGCGGCGCTTCTACAGCCTCTCCCTCGACCCCGACACCGAGGTCCTGGTCACCGCCGGCGCCACCGAGGCCATCGCCGCCGCCATGCTGGCGCTACTGGAGCCGGACGACGAGGTCATCGCCTTCGAGCCCTTCTACGACTCCTACGCCGCCTGCATCGCGATGGCCGGCGCGAAGCGGGTTCCGCTCACCCTGCGAGCACCGTCCTTCCGCCCGGATCTGGACGAGCTGCGCGCCAGGATCACCCCGCGGACCCGTCTCCTTCTCCTCAACACCCCGCACAACCCGACCGGGATGGTGCTCACCGCCGGCGAACAGAGCGCCATCGCCGCCCTCGCCGTCGAGCATGACCTGCTCGTCGTCACCGACGAGGTGTACGAGCACCTCGTCTATGAGGGCACGCACCATCCCATCGCGGCCCTGCCCGGAATGCGGGACCGCACGGTCACCATCGGCTCGGCCGGGAAGACCTTCTCCTTCACCGGATGGAAGGTCGGCTGGGTCACGGCGGACGGCCCGCTCGTCTCCGCCGTGCGGACGGCGAAGCAGTACCTGACGTATGTCAGCGCGGGGCCTTTCCAGTATGCGGTCGCCGAAGCGCTACGGCTGCCCGACTCGTATTTCGAACATTTCCGCACCGATCTCGGCCGTAAGCGTGACCTGCTCGGTGACGGTCTGCGCGCGGCCGGGTTCGAGGTCTACCAGCCTCAGGGCACGTACTTCATCACCACCGACATCACGCCTTTCGGCGAGAAGGACGCCTATGCCTTCTGCCGTGCGCTTCCCGAACGCTGTGGCGTCGTGGCCATCCCCAACTCGGTCTTCTACGACGACCCCGACGCGGGTCGCAGCCAGGTCCGTTTCACCTTCTGCAAACGGGAGGACGTCCTGCGCGAAGCGACCGCCCGCCTGCGCCGGCTGGGAGACTGAGCCGGCTGGGCTGTGATCAAGGTGTTGGTGGCGGGGCAGAGCTTCCTGTTCGGCTTCGGAGGCTCCTGGGCGCTGGCCCGGGCTGTCCGGCGAACGCCTGGTCGACAGTGGTGACGGTCGCGGTACGCGCGATCAGGGCGAGCGCGGCCTCGTGAAGCTCCTGGCTCAGGCTGGCGGTCGCGTCCGCGAGTACCTCGACATCGAAGTCGCGGTCGTGAGCCTCGCGGGCGGTCGACAGCACCACCAGGTCGGTCGACACTCCACTGAGCATGAGCTTGTCCACTCCCCAGGTACGAAGCCGCAACGCCAGCTCGGTACCGTAGAACGGACTGATTCGGTGCTTGACGATGACCGGTTCGCCAGCGGCTCGCGGCAGCCGGTCATGGATCTCGGTCGCCCACGTCCCCAGCCGTAGTTTTTCCGCCGGCCGTGCCTCGGCGAACACCGGTGACCTTTCCGGCCATTCTGAGTAGTCGGCCGAGAAACCCACCACGACGTAGATCACGGGCAGCTCGGCCGCACGGGACCGCTCTATCGCCTCGACGGTCCGGTCGAGGACCCCACGCTGCTCCACCTGCGCGGCGTACCCGTGGTGGGCGTACTGCCCGGCCGGATGAATGACATCGTTGATCATATCCATGACCAGGAGTG contains:
- a CDS encoding exonuclease SbcCD subunit D: MRFLHTSDWHIGKSLKGRSRLDDHEAVLREIVGIARAHEVDAVLVAGDVYESAAPSAEAQKLAIQALLGLRGTGAEVIVIAGNHDHAGSFEAYRPLMAAAGITFVGTPRRADKGGVISFVARGSGEPVRVAVLPFLSQRYAVRAVELVTQTPAEQTGRYDQAVRDLLASLAAGFADDAVNVVLAHLTVVGGRFGGGERLAQSIFDYFVPATAFPADAHYVALGHLHRRQTLPAPCPVEYCGSPLALDFGEEENTPVVRVVEAAPGIPARGIDVPIAAGRRLRTVRGTVAELGDQAAEYGDALLRVLVREPARAGLRDQVQELLPNALEVRIDPEFARPVDGDRPSRPSNGGQRGPAELFGEYLSTQGVADERVEALFAALHDEIVGGQG
- a CDS encoding ATP-binding protein, with amino-acid sequence MGTEQATPLLFHVALAEGNYLQLDDVVVTVRQVPGVGPVMTAGVVTQVEARHEGASFDSDVFLIADGVLPAQVQEIAEVTTTRVEPEIFVPPRPGELVRRATGDERATALYFDQMDRRIPVGLGRDGTPIYVNLEFLNGTRGAHVSISGISGVATKTSFALFLLYSVFRSGVLGREAVNAKALIFSVKGEDLLFLDHPNSRIDENVRAVYAQLGLPAEPFASAGFFAPPLPGDTGGRPHVTARTSGVQAFWWTLREFCADELLPYVFADAEDDRNQYTIVVHQVTNRLRLDARPFGADGAITVEGRTLRTYDDLVDFVIDRVNDDATRAVWAGPATGTGTVNAFVRRLRSSLRALRGLIRADLPDSPGRRVSTTGQQVTVVDLHNLPERAQRFVVGVVLADETRRKEEAGPGGLLFTMLDELNKYAPREGASPIKDVLLDIAERGRSLGIILIGAQQTASEVERRIIANSSIKIVGRLDTAEAGRPEYGFLPPAQRSRATLAKPGTMFVSQPEIPVPLAVSFPFPAWATRPSETDGTGPAAPATTSGPGGTHGAAGANGSAEPGGSAGPGTPARPDPWNLLPDPDDPLPF
- a CDS encoding ATP-binding protein; its protein translation is MREDFVGRGEELARLGAHLEAVRGGRGRLVSVRGRRQAGKSRLIGEFVRRSGLPQLFATGSRQATLQRDLDGFVEDARLDCTLPGADGLTAGGFTSWEQALRAVHAALPADGPSIVVVDEFPWLLERDPGIDGTLQKLWDRLFEARPVLFVVIGSDLAVMEMLTGHDRPLFGRAREMVVEPFSVGDTARMLELDGDRTRAAEAFDAQLITGGYPRLLLEWRRLGDLSAFLTEQLSDDNSELLVTGQRILDAEFPRDLQASGVLRAIGAGERAFSAIASRAGVASTPLTRSLDLLAGKKVIAVDRPLAARAGTASRYRVADPYLRFWLRFLESAVVDIQRGRPDLAQARVAGGWAAYRGRAVEPLVRQALTRLAIDDPVLGAADSVGGWWPRSQTPEVDLVGVRPHGAANEVTFVGSIKWRDSEPFGQADLDHLLRDRVGVPGGDTAPPIAVTRTTSQVPGLPSYDPARLLRAW
- a CDS encoding carotenoid biosynthesis protein is translated as MLLWILTSIASLAAIAGAVGAGESLGDTAMDLLPGVALLFSLAHGSCSAGWRGIGAFFGISYVVAFALEASSVASGFPFGFYEHNTGGPRLLDIPLVVPLAYFGYGWIAWVLAAGIVRATPTRPTGAERFTTPLVAAVVLTGWDFTFDAVFATVNSQYDYRHPGGFYGVPISNFLGWLLTGWIIFQLFALVESRVSRDRPASTQAARILPSVVWALPVLPLLGFYLSPPPGEVTVGDRTFVVGDIYGTAFVTGLMTLGFVAVLALARTARR
- a CDS encoding pyridoxal phosphate-dependent aminotransferase, which encodes MNARPPLKPSPPPNARPLLNRRLDGLGTTIFAEMSALATATGAINLGQGFPDTDGPEEIREAAVRALREGKGNQYPPGPGIPELRAAISDHQRRFYSLSLDPDTEVLVTAGATEAIAAAMLALLEPDDEVIAFEPFYDSYAACIAMAGAKRVPLTLRAPSFRPDLDELRARITPRTRLLLLNTPHNPTGMVLTAGEQSAIAALAVEHDLLVVTDEVYEHLVYEGTHHPIAALPGMRDRTVTIGSAGKTFSFTGWKVGWVTADGPLVSAVRTAKQYLTYVSAGPFQYAVAEALRLPDSYFEHFRTDLGRKRDLLGDGLRAAGFEVYQPQGTYFITTDITPFGEKDAYAFCRALPERCGVVAIPNSVFYDDPDAGRSQVRFTFCKREDVLREATARLRRLGD
- a CDS encoding cysteine hydrolase family protein, with the translated sequence MTGTAALLVMDMINDVIHPAGQYAHHGYAAQVEQRGVLDRTVEAIERSRAAELPVIYVVVGFSADYSEWPERSPVFAEARPAEKLRLGTWATEIHDRLPRAAGEPVIVKHRISPFYGTELALRLRTWGVDKLMLSGVSTDLVVLSTAREAHDRDFDVEVLADATASLSQELHEAALALIARTATVTTVDQAFAGQPGPAPRSLRSRTGSSAPPPTP